GAACGTCCCGATCGGGCTGCTATCGCTGTGCGTCGCGATCTTCTACATCGGTGAATCCAGAAGCGCCGCGACGACAACGATCGACTGGATCGGCACCGTGCTGGTGACAGCAGGATTGTTCGCGTGCGTACTCGCGGTGATCGAAGGCAACAGTCGCGGGTGGACCTCAGCATTCATCTGCGGACTCTTCCTCTTCGGCGCGATCGTGCTGGCGGGATTCGTCTGGTGGGAACTGAGAACACGTCATCCGATGGTCGACCTGCGTCTCGTCGCACGGCCCGAGTTCGCAACATTGTCGATCGCAGGATTCGTCGCATTCGCCGCCGTCGCGGCAGCAGCGAACTTCCTGGCTCTCTATTTCATGAACACCTTACAGTTCACCGCATTACGAACAGGCATATGTTTCCTGGCTCTGTCCGCCGCCGCGATGCTCGTATCGCCCATCGTGTCCATTGTCCAGCGCCGCCTTCCGGCATCGATCTGGCTCATTGTGGGGCTGAGCTTCGTCAGCGCAGGTGCCTACCTGTCGACCAATATCCAGGCCGCAGACATCTGGACCCATTATCGCCCCGGACTGATTCTCTTCGGTGCGGCGATGGGCATCGTTCTGCCGGTGACATCACAAGTGGCATTGGCACATTCATCCGAGGATACGGCAGGCATGGCTACCGGCGTCGTCTCCTCGATGCGGCAACTCGGGACTGTCGTCGGCATCGCCGCACTGGGAGCTCTCTTCACCCGCGCCGCAACAGCTTCCGCCGACGCGAACCTCCCCTCGTCGGCGCAGATCGCAGCCGGCGGACCGGCACTACCTTCGACCGCGCGAGACCAAGTTGTGGATGCGCTGGGATCCGGCGCAGGCCTGCGAGTCGCCACCGAACTGCCCGAATCAATGCGGATCTTCGAATCCAACGTCGAAAGCATCGCCCGCGTAGCCTCCGATGCCGGCATCAACGCCATATTCGACGCCTCGGCCATCCTCGGAGTAATAGGGCTGATTTCTCTCATCACGATGGCCGTCATCGAGCGGATAGCCACGCCCAGGGCAAGCCGGACTCAGGAATATCCTGTTTCCCGATGAGCAGCGGATTCCACAATCGACGCTACCGAACATAGAATGGAGACCAACGATGAAGGTGACGCCGCAGCTGATGAAGTGGTGGCTCAACATCTGGCCACCATTGCTCTTCAGCGGAATTCGCGTCACCGAGATCGCAGATGACTGGACCACTGCGACTATCCGCCTCAAGGTCAACAGGCTGAACCAGAACATCATGGGCGCAGCCTTCGGCGGATCACTGTCAGCAATGACCGGCCCCCTGTTCATGGTGCTGCTCATGCAGCAAATCGGCCCAGAGTATCGCGTGTGGGACACAGAAGGCACGATCAAGTTCATCCGCCCCGGCAAGGGGACTTTGACATCGCGGGTCACTGTCCCGCCCGCTGTCGTCGAACAAATTCGAAACGAAACCGCCGACGGGGCAAAGTCTTTGACCTGGTTCGAGACCGAGATCATCGACGCCGGCGGCGCGACCGTGGCAGTAGCGCACCGGCAGGTCTATGCACGCAAGAAGCCAGCCCCCGAAAAAGATCATCGTTCGAAGTGACGCGCGGTCTCCGCGACAAGTACCCGCTGGTCGGCGGAGCGGGGCCGGAGACTCGATCACCTTCGGTAGTGACGCGCGCACCTGCCTGATTCTTTCGGCGGAATTTCCCCCGGCCCATCGACACAGCTGCGCGCTTCGGGTTTCGCGTGGAAGCGCACCCGCCAGAACTGGACTCGAGGCAGCAGCCCGACTGCTCGAGCGCGCGGTGCGGCGCGTCGAAGTCGCCCGGCGGGGTCGTGACCATGCCGGTGCCAGAGCGAAGGATCCTGGTCAGCGGACGAAACCTTTCGCGAGTCGTCGTAAACTCAACTGGGCCAGGAGCCGTTGGGTGAAATCGGTGAAGACGCCCTCGAATCGATGCAGTTCCCTGGCGATGGCTGCGTCGAGGTCCGCGGTGCGTATGAGGGCGCCGTTTACAACGACGGCCGTCAGGTCCTTGTTGACGGACCAGGGCATATGGTGGGGATCGTTTCGGCTGATCAGGAGCTCTGCTCGCATTCCTGGGCGGACTTTGCCGACCGTCGTCAGGCCGAGGGCCGACGCGGCTGTGGTGGTTGCCGCAGCGAAAGCTTCCCGGCGTGGTATCCCGGCTTGATCGAATGCGTGCAGTTCTCGGTGCAGCGCGACACCTGGAGCGACGAAGGGCTGTTGTGTGTCGGTGCCGAGCAGTATTGGAACTCCATCGGCGTGAAGTCGTGCGACAAGATCGCGTTTGCGATCAAGCGCACGACGGGCACGTTCGAAGTCGTCCCTGGAGATGTCGCGGTATGCAGGTAGCCCATGGTGAGGATGCCACATCACGCGTGAGTAGAACGGGGGCATCGCGAGTGCGGTCTCTTCCTGGAGTGCCTCGGGATACCGGTCGAGTTCGAGGATTCCCATCGTGACATCCAGAGTCGGTGTCAGTGTCAGTTGGTTTTCGATACTGGCTCGGCGGATGACATCGACGCGCCTGGAATCCACTGCGTGCCAGTCGATCGAACGATTGAGCACGTGGTCGCGGCGCAGACTCCTCGGCGGTGGAACACCGAACAGGTGTTGTGCGTCGGGCAATAACGCTTCGTCATGGCCGAGGCCGCTGGGCACGTGTCCGAGCACGCCCAGCCCTGCTTCCTGTGCGGCTTCACGCAGTGCGGCTACGCGGGGGAGGTCGATATTGTCGTACGACTTGACCCAGGTGGCGCCAAGGGTCAGTAGACGGTCGACGATCTCTGTCGCTTGCTCAGGGTGGTCGTAGGAAAAGGCGTTGGGGAACCGTGCGGGTGCAGCGCCGACAAATCCGTAGGCATAGCGAATGTCAGGGCCGGGCAGTGCGCCGGAAATGACCCGGGAAAGGGCGGCGGGTATGGCCGTTCCGTCCGGATCGCCCGCGTCACGAACAATTGTGATCCCGTGTCGAAGTGTTTGAAGCAGAAACAAATCGGTGAGATGGAGCATATTGTCGGCTGGCATGTGGGTATGCATATCGATCAATGCACTGGTGACTACTGTTCCCCGCGCGTCGTCGATGACCGTCACATCGCCGGCCGCGAGTTGCCCGGACGGGCGAATCTCGTCCACCAGACGGTCACGGACGTAGACATCGACGTGTTCTTGATCGGGTTCATCGGCATGGGCGATCGTGACGTCCGGGAGCACGAATCGCCCGGTCAGCACCGGCACGATCGAATCGCGGGGCGTGACAGTTTCCGCCCACCGCGAGTAGCCGAGTCGCCGGAACGGCGTATCTCGCCGCAGGGGTGGTGCGGGCGTCGAACGCACAGCCGAGAGAGGAACGCTGCTACAACAGCCGTTGTGCAGGATGGTATGAATCGACCGGCGGAACTCCTCGTAACTACACTGCGGAGGGACGGACCAGGCTCGTGGAGAAGTCACGGCAGCCTCCTCTCGGAGCGGCCGAGCCACCTACGCGCGGCGATCACCATGGCCTGCACGCCGGTGGTCAGTGTGGGTTCGATATCGGGAGCGAATTGTGATGAGTGGTTGGCTGGCAGATCCTCGAGTTTTCGGTTCTCGAGGGTGAATCCGCCCCAGAACCAGAAGACCGACGGTGCGCCGATTACGGCTCCGAAGACCCCGAAATCTTCGCTGCCGGTCACTGTCGGCATCGATATGACCGCTTCGTCGCCGAAATGATCTGCGAACGCAGCTCTGGTCGCCGCGGTGAATTCCGGATCATTGAAGACAGCCGGTACTTCGACTTGCCAGTCGAATTCGGGCTCACGCACTGAGCCCGATGCCAGGGCTTCCGCGCGAACAATTCGCTCGATCGAAGCGTGGATACGAGTACGGATCTGGCCATCGTAGGTTCGCACCGAGACGTCCAACTCCGCAGTATCGGGAATGACGTTACCCGCTGTACCGGCGTCTAATCGGCCGACGGTGACGACGGCTACTTCGCCGGGCGGCACCTCACGCGAAACGATGGTTTGCAGTCGTGTCACCACACTAGCGGCCATCACGACAGGATCGATCGACGCCTCCGGCCGTGAGCCGTGTGAACCACGACCGTGCAGGGTGATGCGTACCCTGCTCACCGCCGCGGTGGTAGGCCCGCTGCTGAATCCGGTCATGCCCGCCGGCATAGGCGCGACATGCTGACCGAGGACGATGTCAGGTTTCGGGCATCGC
This genomic stretch from Nocardia brasiliensis ATCC 700358 harbors:
- a CDS encoding MFS transporter, encoding MSKTPVTDRYAASNPTATLAVVCLALFMLLLDSTIVGVALPNIQQSLGASLSDLQWVVDGYTLPLASLLLTAAVFGDRIGRKRLFLAGLAIFTTASLGCALSEGMLQLNLMRAVQGTGAALMMGVSVPLVSAVFPDPIRKARAIGALAAVMGLATAAGPLVGGILVNSLGWDSIFLVNVPIGLLSLCVAIFYIGESRSAATTTIDWIGTVLVTAGLFACVLAVIEGNSRGWTSAFICGLFLFGAIVLAGFVWWELRTRHPMVDLRLVARPEFATLSIAGFVAFAAVAAAANFLALYFMNTLQFTALRTGICFLALSAAAMLVSPIVSIVQRRLPASIWLIVGLSFVSAGAYLSTNIQAADIWTHYRPGLILFGAAMGIVLPVTSQVALAHSSEDTAGMATGVVSSMRQLGTVVGIAALGALFTRAATASADANLPSSAQIAAGGPALPSTARDQVVDALGSGAGLRVATELPESMRIFESNVESIARVASDAGINAIFDASAILGVIGLISLITMAVIERIATPRASRTQEYPVSR
- a CDS encoding PaaI family thioesterase, with protein sequence MKVTPQLMKWWLNIWPPLLFSGIRVTEIADDWTTATIRLKVNRLNQNIMGAAFGGSLSAMTGPLFMVLLMQQIGPEYRVWDTEGTIKFIRPGKGTLTSRVTVPPAVVEQIRNETADGAKSLTWFETEIIDAGGATVAVAHRQVYARKKPAPEKDHRSK
- a CDS encoding amidohydrolase family protein, with the protein product MPVLTGRFVLPDVTIAHADEPDQEHVDVYVRDRLVDEIRPSGQLAAGDVTVIDDARGTVVTSALIDMHTHMPADNMLHLTDLFLLQTLRHGITIVRDAGDPDGTAIPAALSRVISGALPGPDIRYAYGFVGAAPARFPNAFSYDHPEQATEIVDRLLTLGATWVKSYDNIDLPRVAALREAAQEAGLGVLGHVPSGLGHDEALLPDAQHLFGVPPPRSLRRDHVLNRSIDWHAVDSRRVDVIRRASIENQLTLTPTLDVTMGILELDRYPEALQEETALAMPPFYSRVMWHPHHGLPAYRDISRDDFERARRALDRKRDLVARLHADGVPILLGTDTQQPFVAPGVALHRELHAFDQAGIPRREAFAAATTTAASALGLTTVGKVRPGMRAELLISRNDPHHMPWSVNKDLTAVVVNGALIRTADLDAAIARELHRFEGVFTDFTQRLLAQLSLRRLAKGFVR
- a CDS encoding amidohydrolase, translated to MMHVDSDVLADLYKRLHKSPELSLMEFATSALLAEKLRELGIPVTTGVGGTGVVGVLSNGDGPVVMLRADIDALPVEEMTELPYASTERAIDHEGREVPVMHACGHDMHATCLIGAATVLAGTTAEWSGTVVFVFQPAEELLCGAQNMVDDGLFERCPKPDIVLGQHVAPMPAGMTGFSSGPTTAAVSRVRITLHGRGSHGSRPEASIDPVVMAASVVTRLQTIVSREVPPGEVAVVTVGRLDAGTAGNVIPDTAELDVSVRTYDGQIRTRIHASIERIVRAEALASGSVREPEFDWQVEVPAVFNDPEFTAATRAAFADHFGDEAVISMPTVTGSEDFGVFGAVIGAPSVFWFWGGFTLENRKLEDLPANHSSQFAPDIEPTLTTGVQAMVIAARRWLGRSERRLP